The genomic DNA ATCGAGCCAGTGGAACCGAGAATCAGAACGCGGCGATCGCCCTTCTGGCTGGATGTCGTCAAGTGGCGGGGTGATGGTTGAGACATCGGCTGCGCTCACTCAGGACCCATCGCTCGCTTCTCGCTCGGTGAAAGCTTGCGACGCGTTGCATAGAGCGTGCGCGGCAGACCTTCTTTTTTCGCGGCCGGAGCTGGTGGCTTGGGTTGGTCGGTGTTGCTGCTCGGCCTCGGGGCAGATTGCGAGACGCGCGAGGGCTCTGGCGACGCACCCTGAGGACCAGCTGTTACGCCGTCGCGCTCGCCGTTCTCGCGACCTCGACCGCGACCGCCGCGGCGGCGTTTGCGCCTCCGCTGTCCACCGCCACCCGCCTGCGTGGGTGAGCCATTCTCGCCAGAGGGCGATTCAGCAGAGTGGGATGCCTCATCAGGACTGCGGGATTGGGCATCGTCGGAACGCGAATGGCGCGGTGTTTCCGACCGACTCTCCGCGTTCTCATCGGTTCCAGCTATTGGGTGGTCAGATTGCGTCTCTGGTCCGTGCTGCGAGCCGTCCGTGTTCCGACCCCGTCCACCACGCCGGCGTCTGCGACGACGCTTCCGAGTGGCTCCTTCCGTCCCGGGCTGCCGATCTTCTCCCAGTTCATTCGTACGGGCATGCGGCTCTTCGCCATCCTCTGAAGGCGCGTGTTCGGGACTGTCGGCTTGTTCAGAAGCGACCGGGGGATCGCTTCGAGAAGAATCGTGCGAGGGTTGAGCCGCCTGCTGCGGTCTTGCGGATTCGTCCGATTGGCGTCCTCGACCGCGCCCGCCTCTCCTTCGCCGTCTCTTGCCGCGCTTCCCGGCTTCTCCTTGGTCGCCTGCGGGTTCACTTTCTGCTTCATCGGATTGAGCCAGGGCGGAACCGGGGCCTTCGAGTTCCAACGCAGTGGGCTCGTAGTCGGGCTCTGATGGCTCGTTGGGCGATTCATCCTCTTCGTCCCAGATGTCGACTTCGCCGACCAAGGGAGACTCGTCGAGCCAGTCCTGGATGTCTGGGTTCTTCTTCGCGTGCTGGAGCTTGGCGACCTCGACGTCGGCTCCATTCACGTCGTATGCGTAGAAGGTGACGCGATCGAGCGGAACGGCCTCGCTTACACGCACTTCGACAAGCTTCCCGCTTGTGCGTTCAACCCGTGAGAGTGCCCGCCTCCGAGCAGAGAGGAGTTCTCCTGCGACGCGGGGACTCACGACCATCTCGATCTTCGCGATGCTCTCGTGATCGAGCATTGCCGCCAACTCTCGAAGAGCATCTGCAGCGACCGAGCCCGGACGCTGGATCAGCCCTCTTCCGTGGCACGTCGGGCAATCTGCGAAATGCTGGCTCTCATGGCTCGCTCGGTTCCGCTGCCTGGTCATCTCCAGAATGCCGAACGCGCTGATCTGGAGCACCGTGGTTCGAGCGCGATCACGCTTGAGTCGATCCTTGAATCGCTGCTCGATATCGCGTCGTCTTTTCAGATCGCGCATGTCGATCAGATCGTTGATGATGAGGCCGCCGACGTCCCGCAGACGAATCTGCCGGCATATCTCCTCGATTGCCTCGAGATTCGCCCGGTAGGCATTGGTCTCTGCGTCGCGTGCGTCACGCATCCGGCCGGAGTTCACGTCGATCGCGACGAGGGCCTCTGTCTCATCGATGACAAGGCGACCGCCCGAAGGCAGTGGCACCTCGCGTGAGTGCATCATTGCGATCTGCTGCTCGATCCCGAAGGCGTGATAGATGGGGGTCTGTCCCGCGTATCGCTTGAGCTTTGCGCCGCCGCGCGGCGCGACGATCTTGAGGAACTGGCTGGCACGCTTGAGCGCGAGTTCGTTGTCGATGATCACCTCTGACATCTCGGTGGAGTGCAGATCGCGAAGGCATCGGACGAGAAGATCGCTCTCAGAGTAGAGCAAGCGCGGGCGATTGCCCGAGCCGCGTCGGCGTTCCATGTCTTTCCAGAGGCGAGCCAGGTACGCGAGATCTCGCTTCAGTTCCGCCTTTGTTCGCTCCATGCCCGCCGTGCGAACGATGAAGCCGAAGCCCTCCGGCAGCTCGAGTTGATCGAGGATCTCGCGCATCTTCACGCGTTTCTCCTCGTCCTCGACTTTCCGGGAGACTCCCACCTTGTCCATCTGCGGCATCATCACGAGGAATCGGCCCGGGATTGAGAGATACGAGGTCAGGGTCGGACCCTTCGTGCCGACACCCTCTTTGATCACCTGGACCGCGATCTCCATGCCCTTCTTCAGGGCTGCCTGGATGGGTGGGCGTTCGCGCCGCGGGGTCTTCTTTCCGACACGCTCGGTCGTGTCGCCATCCTCGCCCGGGAAGTACCTCGGATGAAGATCCGAGACATGCAGGAAGCCGTTCTCCCCAACGCCGAAGTCCACGAACGCGGCCTGGATCGCCGGTTCGACGTTGGTCACACGACCGACGTAGATATTCCCGACGCGGCTGACCGCGCTCATCCGCTCCGCATAAAACTCTTCCAGCTTGCCGTCCTCAACGATCGCGACGCGGCATTCTTCGCCCGGCACGTAGTTGATCAGCATTCTCGATTCTGGCATCCGTTCACCATTCCTTTGGCGAGCGGCGCGCCGTCCACTTCATGACGGACCAACGCGAGCGTCCCCGGCGGCATCGTGCCGCGCAGGAGGGAGTTGCTCGTCGATCTGACTTGTTCGGGACATTGCGCCTTCGCTCGCACCTTGTGCGGCGGGCGCCATCTCGCGGAGGATCCATCAAGCAGCGCGGCCGCACGAGTGTGCGAGTGCGTTCCGGAGGAGCGTGGCGTGCGACAGGAGAAGGCCTCACGATCGCGCCAGCACCAACCGGGTTGACCAGCCGCTCGGAGCGTTCCAACTCGATGAGAGTCGGTCGCGAGCGACGGGTGTCTGCTCGACAGGTCCGACGCGCTTGGCGCCGAGACCGTGTGTTCTTTCCTTCGGCGACGGTCAGACCGGGTCTCTACCCGAACCTGGATCCGCGTCATCGACGGAACGCCCGTCGAAGGCCTCTGGGACAATCTTTCGAGCCCTGTCGCGGAGATAAGCCGCGACTTGGACATCGGAATCGAACGAGAAGGCCTTTCTGGCCAGGCGTTCGCATTGGGTCATTGACACGCCGCGGATCAGTCTCTTCAAAGGGGCGATCGCGGGTGCTGAGACCGAGAGGGTACGCAATCCCATGCCGATGAGCAAAAGGGCGATCTCGGGGTCCCCTCCCGCCTCTCCACAGAGCGAGACGTCGATCTCGTGACGGCGTGCGGCACGGATAGTGTCCCGGATGAGCCGGAGCACTGCCGGATTGAGGGGGTTGTACATCCCCGCGACCCGCTCATTGGTCCGATCGACAGCAAGCGTGTACTGGATGAGGTCATTCGTTCCGATTGAGAAGAAATCAACCTCACGGGCGAAGGTGTCGGCCATCAGGGCTGCGGCGGGGACCTCGACCATCATGCCCAGCTTCAGGTTGCGGTCAAAGGGAATGCCCTCTTCCTCAAGATCCTCCATGACATCATGAACGATGAGCTTGGCATGTCGCAGCTCGTTTGTCGTTGTGATGAGGGGGAACATGACCTTGATCGGTCCGAGGGCTGATGCTCGTAGGATCGCTCGGAGCTGCGTCTTGAACATCGGGATCGAGCGCAGGCAGTAGCGGATGGAGCGCAAGCCGAGAAACGGGTTTCGCTCAGGAACTTCTGTGCGTTCCTGTGTGTACTTGTCAGCTCCGAGGTCCACTGTTCTGATGACAAGCGGCTTTCCGTTCAGCAGTTTCACGCAGCGTTCGTACGCCGCGAAGTGGTCCTCCTCGGTTGGCTCGGTCGCACTGGCGAGATAGAGAAATTCGGTTCGATAGAGGCCCACACCCTCGCCGCCCTCATCAAGAAGTGAGGGTATTTCCTGCGGAAACTCGATGTTCCCGAGGACTTGGACCGGCGCTTTGTCGAGCGTGTAGGCGGGGAGTCGGGCGTCCTCACCGACAGTGACGCGTGCGCGCTGACGCTTCTTGATGGCTGCCTTGTAATCGTCGAGCGTCTCTTCGTTTGGCTCCAGGATCACGACGCCTCGGTCGCCGTCGATGATGATCGATGAAGCATCCATGGCGAGTCGTGTCAGTGTTTGGCACCCGACAACAGCAGGTATGCCCAGGGCTCGCGCGACGATCGCCGTGTGGCTGGTCTTGCCGCCGAGGTCGGTCGCGAAAGCGAGCACGCGCGAACGATCGAATGAAATGGCCTGTGTCGGCGTGAGATCGCGAGCGATGACAACCGTCCCCGGCGGCACCTGAGCCAATTGACACCGCCGCTCGCCGGTGAGATGGGTCAGTATGCGTTCCTGAAGGTCCTCAAGATCGTTGACCTTTGATCTGAAAGCCGTGTCGGGCATCCGCGCGAACCGTTCAGACCACTCACCGAGAACGTGGCTGACGGCGTGCTCCGCAGAGACACACTCTGACGAGATCATCGCGCGGATAGGTCCGATAAGCGATTTATCCCCAAGCATTCCTTGGTGGAAGAGGAAGACCTTGGCCGCGTCCTCACCCATGACCGTCTCGGCGTCTTTGAAGACCGAGGCGAGCTCCTCCCGAGACTTTCGCAGCGCGAGATCGAGCCGAGAGAGTTCTGTGTCAACGGCATCTCGCTGGATGTGATGCCGTCCGATGTGTCTGGCGTCAGCATCGAGGACGAAGATGCGTCCGATGACGATGCCCTGCGATACCGCGATGCCCTTGAGAACTTCCATCCGTGGTGTGTGCTCCGGGCCGGCCCGCAGGGCAGGTTTGCCCTCGACCTGCGAATCTGAATGGTAGCTGAGGGTCTTCGGGTCCATGGTTACCTGCTCAGGGGCATGATACTGGGTTCAGAGGGCCATCGCAGACTTGACAACACCCTACCGGGTTGCGGATACTCCTTACGCTTGTTGGGAGTGCGTCTGTTCGGACGTTTTCCCTCGGGCAGGCAATGCCGCCCGCCTCCCATGTTCGATCACCTCGGTCTGGGCCACGCAGGTCCAGCGGATCGTTCCACGCATGGAAACTGTGACCGGTATCCTCGATGTGCCAAAGAGTGGCGATGGCAGGTTGCGCCAGCAGTCTGACTTCGGACCGGTCGAGACACCGGGAGACCCGATAGTCCCACTTTCGATCATCGAGCGGCTCAAGCTGCGCCCGGGGCTTCGCGTGACCGCAGATGTTGAGTTGACACGCTCGAAGCGTCGCCGGGGCAGGCCTGGCCCTCGCCCGGTACGCGCGATGGTGCAGAGTGTCGTCTCGGTCGAGGGTGGAGCGCCCGACTCACTCGTATCGTCAAAACCTTTTGAGGAACTCACATCGATCGATCCGCAGCCGCGATTGACACTCGAGTATCCGGGGTGTCCGGCTTCGTGCCGCCTGATCGATCTCTTCTGCCCTATCGGCAGGGGGCAGCGGGGGCTGATTGTCTCGCCTCCTAAAGCGGGCAAGACAACACTGTTGAAGGACATCTCCATAGCGGTGCTCAGGAATCACCCGGATGTGGATCTCATCGTTCTCTTGGTGGATGAGCGACCCGAAGAAGTCACCGACTTTCGACGCACCTTTGCCTCGATCTCCGGCGTAGATCCCATGCGAGCTTCGGTGCTCGCATCGAGCAACGACCACGATATCTCCAGGCACATCAGCATCAGTCTGTTTTGCATGGAGCGTTGCCGCAGGATGGTGGAAGTCGGCAGACACGTCGTCGTCGTCATGGACTCGCTGACCCGGCTGGCCAGGTCATTCAACAGGTCGAGCAGGTACGCATCCAGTGGCAGAACAATGTCGGGCGGCATCGACTCAAAGGCACTCGAACTTCCTAAGCAAATCTTCGGTTCCGCTCGGAACACCGAGGAGGCAGGGTCATTGACGATCCTCGCCTCATGTCTGATCGACACCGGTTCCCAGGGTGATCAGGTGATCTTCGAGGAGTTCAAGGGCACCGGGAACATGGAGCTCATTCTCGATCGAAAGATCGCCGAGAGACGCCTCTTTCCGGCGATCAATCTGGCTGCAAGCGGGACGAGAAAGGAGCAGCTTCTCACACCTGAGAACGAGCTCAAGACGATGACTGCTTTGCGTCGTCGCATGCTCTCGATGCCACCCCATGTTCAGGTCGAGCAGCTTCTGAACGCACTCAAGCGCTTCCCGACAAACGAGTCGCTCGCGAGCGGTGCGGGAGGCGGAACCGGGACAACCACTGATTGACACGCGGTGCCGATCTCGTGAGCGATGGACAATTCGCGGCGTTGCGCATCGAGGAAGCGAATCTCTTTCCAATCCCGGATCAGACCGGTACTGGCCCCGGACGTGGTTGTCTGGACTCTGTCGAAAGAGCTGTGGTGACCTTGATCTACATCCAAACGAGCAGAGTCTCGATTCCGCAGACACGGAGCCACGGAGCGTACCTACGGATGAGCTCGCCTGATTTATGCGATTGATTGAGATTGATTCTCAGCTGACTTACGCTTGGCGTTCCACGCCGCGGCGTGCCAGCCGGAGAACGCGAGTGAGCGAACAAGCTCCGAAAGTTCAGGATTCATCCATCGCATCCGTGGGACCCTGCTCGTGCACGGCGGGCTCATGCGCGTGCGATGGGCCGGGACGTCCCTTACGCGGCGAAGTACCACTGACGAGCATGGAGCAGGGCCAGATCGGGGTGATTACGAGGACGCTCCTTCAAGAGCAAGATGCCGCCCTGCTGCGGGCGATGGGGCTCAGACCGAACACCAGGATCCGAGTCTGCCAGACGGGTGGTCCTTGGATCATCGAAGTGAGGCGGAGCGGGGGGGCGTGCAGCCGAATCGGGCTTGCGGATGCGATCGCGGAACATATCCACGTGGGACCGCTCTGATCCATGTCCACCGAGGTCGGCCAGAACGAAGTGCGCCCGCGAACCGCTGAGTCGTCGCGAGTTGCCCTTTTGGGCAATCCCAACACCGGCAAGACCACGCTCTTCAACCGCCTCTGCGGGGCTCGACAGAAGACGAGCAACTTCCCCGGTACGACTCAAGAGGCCCGTGTCGGATTGGTCCGAGCCGATGATCACGGTGCGATGGAGTTGATCGATCTGCCGGGTGTGTACTCCATTGAGCTGGAAATGACCGAGGCCTCGCTGTGCCGCGGCATGATCTCAGGCGATATCGCGCTTCGGGGCGAGCGATTGGCACCTCCCGACGTGATCTGTGTCGTGATCGACGCCACCGATCTTGGACGCGGGCTCGTGCTCGTCGGTGAGGCGCTTCGCAGGCGTCTGCCAACCGTTGTTGCGATCAACATGGTCGATCTTGCGCGCCGCCGCGGGGTGCACGCGGACGAGGGCAAGCTGGCCGATATTCTGGGATGCGCCGTGGTGGTGTGCAGCGCGCGCACCGGGGAGGGGCTCGAACGCCTGCTCAGTGAGATGGCCCAGGCCGCGATCCCGAATAGAACGCCCCCGGGCGATGCTCAGGGGCTCGAGCGGTGGGCCGATGAGGTCTTTGCGGAAGTCGCTCTCGGTGATGAACGCGACGAAGCGAGCACCATCACGGATCGATTGGACAAGGCGTTTACTCATCCCGTGGCAGGTGTGGCGACTTTCGCGATCGTGATGGCGTTGATGTTCTATGTCATCTTCAAGTTAGCCACATACCCGATGGATCTCGTTGACGGCCTGTTCGCATCTCTCGCCGACGGAGTCCGGCGCGTGCTTCCAGACGGCATTCTTGCCGATCTCCTAGCTGGCGGCGTTATCGGCGGGGTGGGGGCCACCGTCATCTTTGTGCCACAGATCTGCCTGCTGTTCTTCATGATTTCGCTGCTTGAGGACACCGGCTATCTCGCGCGAGCCGCGTTTGTGATGGACCGTGTGCTAAGGCCATTTGGTCTCTCCGGGCACTCCTTTGTGCCCCTGCTTTCGAGCCACGCGTGCGCGCTCCCCGGGATCATGTCTGCACGCGCGGTGCCCGACCGGAAAGATCGTCTGGCGACGATACTCGTCGCGCCCTTCATGACGTGCTCCGCTCGCATCCCGGTTTATGTGCTGTTGACGACGATTCTCTTCCGGGATCGACCAGCGATGGGAGCGATCGCGTTTGTCGGGTGTTACGCGTTGGGCATCCTCGCGGCTCTGGGCAGCGCAATGCTCGTGCGTCGCACCATCCTTCGTGGCAAGAGCCGTCCGATGGCACTTGAGCTGCCGAGTTACAAGGTGCCGTCTCTCTCGACTGCGTTGCTGACGACGCTGGATCGTGGGCTGGTCTTCCTGAAGAAGGCGGGGAGCACGATCCTCGCCATCTCGATCGTGCTCTGGTGGCTCTCGACGTATCCCATCGTCGAGCCCCCGTCGGTCGCGACAGACCTTCGCGATCGCTCTGCCGCCATGGTTGCGACTGCCGGCGATGACTCGCCGGACGCGCTTCACGAATCTGAGATGCTCCTGGCAGAGGCCGCTCGGCTGGAGGCAATCCACGCGACCCGTATGTCGTTTGCTGGGCGGCTTGGCAGAGGGATCGAGCCCCTCTTTCGCCCGCTCGGCTTCGATTGGCAGTTGTCTGTCGGCGTGTTGAGCAGTTTCGCGGCTCGTGAGGTGTTCGTCTCAACGATGGCGGTGATGCTCACCGGCGAAGAAGATGCCGAGACCGACGGAATTCTCGATCGCCTCGCCCGAGCGACTCGTGAAGATGGAGTGACGCCGGTCTTCACGGTCGCCGTGAGTTGGGCCCTCCTTGTCTACTACGTGCTGGCGATGCAGTGTCTGCCGACGCTCGCAGTGACGGCGAAGGAGTCCGGCTCGGTCAAATGGGCGGGCTTGCAACTCGTGTGGATGTGCGCGGTGGCCTACTTGGCGGCAATGATCGTGTACCAATCTCTCTTGATGGTCGGTGTCAGGTGACCAGAGTGTGTCGGGTTCGCGCGGATCAGTAGCCATGAAGTTCCCTACGCATGACTGGCAGTTCTACATCGCGACGGGCATCGCCATTGCTGCTTTGGCATTCCTCTTCCGCAGGTTCATCCCGTTCGGACGGCGCTCTGCGGGCCGGCGACGCCAGACAACGCTCACGATCGAGGGTCGGCTGGTCTCGCAGCGCTCCACCAAGACCAAGCATTAAGGGGTTCTCGGACGCCCGGGCACGTGGTGTCGAGCAACGGGCTTCTCCCGGCCTGCGGAGCCCGATAGACTGCTGATGTGATCTACCTCGACAATAACGCGACCACCGCGCCGAGCCCTGCCGTCATCGAGGAGATGAGCCGCGCGCTCGGCGAACTCTGGCACAACCCATCGAGCATTCATCGCCCGGGCCAGGCCGCACGCCAAGCTGTTGATCTGGCCCGGAAGTCTGTTGCTGCGCTGATCGGGGCGAGGCCCCGAGAGATCACGTTCACCGGCAGCGGCACCGAGTCGATTGTTGCAGCCATCGTTGGTTCGCTGCGTCAGACAAGCCGCAGGGTTGTGGCGACAACGGCCGTTGAGCACAACGCGGTTCGCGAGCTGATGGACGACCTCGTTGAGCGGGATCGGGCCGAGCGAGTCCTGCTGCCCTTGGACTCGGACGGCAGGGTGGACCTTGATGCTGCCGCGTCGCTGCTCAACGACAGAACCGCGGTCGTGAGTGTGCAATGGTGCAACAACGAGACAGGCGTGATCCAGCCGGTAGAGGAGCTTTCCAGACTGGCCCGCTCTGTCGGAGCGGTGTTCCACTGTGATGCCACGCAATGGGTCGGCAAGATGCCAACCAACGTCGGCACTGCGCCGATGCAGCAGGGAGACGAGCGGCTGGCAACCGCTGCATGGACCGATGTCGATGTGCTGACCTTTTCGCCGCACAAGTTCCATGGGCCGAAAGGGATCGGGGTGATCTGGACGCGCCCGGGCACAAGACTCCGGCCGATCATCTTCGGCTCGCAGGAGTTGGGGCGGCGAGGTGGAACCGAGAACGTGCCGGGGATTCTCGGGGCGGGCGTCGCGGCGAAGGAAGCGGCGTCATTTCTCGCTGATCCATCCACCCGGGCCGCGCTGGCCTCTTTGCGTGACCGATTCGAGCGGATGGTGCTTGAT from Phycisphaeraceae bacterium includes the following:
- a CDS encoding aminotransferase class V-fold PLP-dependent enzyme, which gives rise to MIYLDNNATTAPSPAVIEEMSRALGELWHNPSSIHRPGQAARQAVDLARKSVAALIGARPREITFTGSGTESIVAAIVGSLRQTSRRVVATTAVEHNAVRELMDDLVERDRAERVLLPLDSDGRVDLDAAASLLNDRTAVVSVQWCNNETGVIQPVEELSRLARSVGAVFHCDATQWVGKMPTNVGTAPMQQGDERLATAAWTDVDVLTFSPHKFHGPKGIGVIWTRPGTRLRPIIFGSQELGRRGGTENVPGILGAGVAAKEAASFLADPSTRAALASLRDRFERMVLDRVPDAVLNKPQEPSHRMWNTASIGFPALEAEALLLLLSERGVCASAGSACSSGSLEASPVLIAMGVPPLVAHGTVRFSICRETTERDLAEAASIVGESVAVLKRSMASARA
- a CDS encoding ferrous iron transporter B, whose translation is MSTEVGQNEVRPRTAESSRVALLGNPNTGKTTLFNRLCGARQKTSNFPGTTQEARVGLVRADDHGAMELIDLPGVYSIELEMTEASLCRGMISGDIALRGERLAPPDVICVVIDATDLGRGLVLVGEALRRRLPTVVAINMVDLARRRGVHADEGKLADILGCAVVVCSARTGEGLERLLSEMAQAAIPNRTPPGDAQGLERWADEVFAEVALGDERDEASTITDRLDKAFTHPVAGVATFAIVMALMFYVIFKLATYPMDLVDGLFASLADGVRRVLPDGILADLLAGGVIGGVGATVIFVPQICLLFFMISLLEDTGYLARAAFVMDRVLRPFGLSGHSFVPLLSSHACALPGIMSARAVPDRKDRLATILVAPFMTCSARIPVYVLLTTILFRDRPAMGAIAFVGCYALGILAALGSAMLVRRTILRGKSRPMALELPSYKVPSLSTALLTTLDRGLVFLKKAGSTILAISIVLWWLSTYPIVEPPSVATDLRDRSAAMVATAGDDSPDALHESEMLLAEAARLEAIHATRMSFAGRLGRGIEPLFRPLGFDWQLSVGVLSSFAAREVFVSTMAVMLTGEEDAETDGILDRLARATREDGVTPVFTVAVSWALLVYYVLAMQCLPTLAVTAKESGSVKWAGLQLVWMCAVAYLAAMIVYQSLLMVGVR
- a CDS encoding Rne/Rng family ribonuclease, with the translated sequence MPESRMLINYVPGEECRVAIVEDGKLEEFYAERMSAVSRVGNIYVGRVTNVEPAIQAAFVDFGVGENGFLHVSDLHPRYFPGEDGDTTERVGKKTPRRERPPIQAALKKGMEIAVQVIKEGVGTKGPTLTSYLSIPGRFLVMMPQMDKVGVSRKVEDEEKRVKMREILDQLELPEGFGFIVRTAGMERTKAELKRDLAYLARLWKDMERRRGSGNRPRLLYSESDLLVRCLRDLHSTEMSEVIIDNELALKRASQFLKIVAPRGGAKLKRYAGQTPIYHAFGIEQQIAMMHSREVPLPSGGRLVIDETEALVAIDVNSGRMRDARDAETNAYRANLEAIEEICRQIRLRDVGGLIINDLIDMRDLKRRRDIEQRFKDRLKRDRARTTVLQISAFGILEMTRQRNRASHESQHFADCPTCHGRGLIQRPGSVAADALRELAAMLDHESIAKIEMVVSPRVAGELLSARRRALSRVERTSGKLVEVRVSEAVPLDRVTFYAYDVNGADVEVAKLQHAKKNPDIQDWLDESPLVGEVDIWDEEDESPNEPSEPDYEPTALELEGPGSALAQSDEAESEPAGDQGEAGKRGKRRRRRGGRGRGRQSDESARPQQAAQPSHDSSRSDPPVASEQADSPEHAPSEDGEEPHARTNELGEDRQPGTEGATRKRRRRRRRGGRGRNTDGSQHGPETQSDHPIAGTDENAESRSETPRHSRSDDAQSRSPDEASHSAESPSGENGSPTQAGGGGQRRRKRRRGGRGRGRENGERDGVTAGPQGASPEPSRVSQSAPRPSSNTDQPKPPAPAAKKEGLPRTLYATRRKLSPSEKRAMGPE
- a CDS encoding ferrous iron transport protein A, with translation MEQGQIGVITRTLLQEQDAALLRAMGLRPNTRIRVCQTGGPWIIEVRRSGGACSRIGLADAIAEHIHVGPL
- the ptsP gene encoding phosphoenolpyruvate--protein phosphotransferase, which gives rise to MDPKTLSYHSDSQVEGKPALRAGPEHTPRMEVLKGIAVSQGIVIGRIFVLDADARHIGRHHIQRDAVDTELSRLDLALRKSREELASVFKDAETVMGEDAAKVFLFHQGMLGDKSLIGPIRAMISSECVSAEHAVSHVLGEWSERFARMPDTAFRSKVNDLEDLQERILTHLTGERRCQLAQVPPGTVVIARDLTPTQAISFDRSRVLAFATDLGGKTSHTAIVARALGIPAVVGCQTLTRLAMDASSIIIDGDRGVVILEPNEETLDDYKAAIKKRQRARVTVGEDARLPAYTLDKAPVQVLGNIEFPQEIPSLLDEGGEGVGLYRTEFLYLASATEPTEEDHFAAYERCVKLLNGKPLVIRTVDLGADKYTQERTEVPERNPFLGLRSIRYCLRSIPMFKTQLRAILRASALGPIKVMFPLITTTNELRHAKLIVHDVMEDLEEEGIPFDRNLKLGMMVEVPAAALMADTFAREVDFFSIGTNDLIQYTLAVDRTNERVAGMYNPLNPAVLRLIRDTIRAARRHEIDVSLCGEAGGDPEIALLLIGMGLRTLSVSAPAIAPLKRLIRGVSMTQCERLARKAFSFDSDVQVAAYLRDRARKIVPEAFDGRSVDDADPGSGRDPV
- the rho gene encoding transcription termination factor Rho — its product is METVTGILDVPKSGDGRLRQQSDFGPVETPGDPIVPLSIIERLKLRPGLRVTADVELTRSKRRRGRPGPRPVRAMVQSVVSVEGGAPDSLVSSKPFEELTSIDPQPRLTLEYPGCPASCRLIDLFCPIGRGQRGLIVSPPKAGKTTLLKDISIAVLRNHPDVDLIVLLVDERPEEVTDFRRTFASISGVDPMRASVLASSNDHDISRHISISLFCMERCRRMVEVGRHVVVVMDSLTRLARSFNRSSRYASSGRTMSGGIDSKALELPKQIFGSARNTEEAGSLTILASCLIDTGSQGDQVIFEEFKGTGNMELILDRKIAERRLFPAINLAASGTRKEQLLTPENELKTMTALRRRMLSMPPHVQVEQLLNALKRFPTNESLASGAGGGTGTTTD